Below is a genomic region from Nostoc sp. HK-01.
ATGAAAATCGCTGTTAATTATGGTATCCAATCCAAAAGATTACGGCAAGACAATCGAGAAGAACTAGAGAAGATAAGTAGTGATTTCTTTGAAGCAAATAATCCTGTACAAGAAAATGAAGATAAACTAAAGCATGGTGCAGATAGAGTCAGAGATATCGCTAGTAAAAAACTGTTAGGCGATAAGTTGTTAGGATTTGGTTTTAAGGATTTTAATAAGGAAGATCAAGAAACTTTAAAAAATTATTATTGTGCCAACAAGTTATTAATAGACTGTCTGTTAACAACAGATAGAATTGTTAGTCCTCAAGTGCGTGATGAAATTTTATCCACACTCTTCTTGGCAAAAAATATATAAAATTTGTCTTAAGCTTTGCCTGATAAACTAGATGAGTTTTGATATGTTCAATGTTTTTGAATTCTAAGAATTTTGTTTAACTGATATTTTACTGAATAGATTTAGATGATTAAAATGCTATTAAATCCATCAAACGAACAAGCGATTAGTGTATATCCTGCTTTTCCAATTCCTCAATCTCCAAAACAGGCACACACATTATCACAACAAATTGCTTATCTTCTTTCTAATGCTCATCATATGCTGCCAGAAGTAGAGATAATTCTCAACACCTTATACAAAAATTTGCCTATCATTTTGCATTCAGCATTTACTAATGAAGAACCTATAGCACTTTTGGAAGTTCATAAAACTCTTTATACCATCTACGAAGTAAGTCTGTGCCATCTCCTATCACCAATTTGCATACACGAACATAGCCCTTGGTTAATAGCAATTCGTAATGAAATTGAAAATGCCTGGCTAAATTATGAACTGCCACATATCCAAAAACAACTACCATCCTTATCTGAAGCAAAACATCCACAATTACTTTGTGATTGGTTTGTTGAGCAGGCACATACAGAGTCTGATATAGATAAATGCTTATTAAGTTTTTTTAAAAACCAGGCATCTATTGAGCAATTCAATATATTTATACTTTCAGAGGCGACTTTAAACAATCGTTTTTGCGATGCTTTAGCTTTGACACAACTCCATTTTTCAGCAACCGTTAAAGCTGAAATCGTTAAAGCTGAAATTGTTCATAATATGTGGGATGAGTGTGGTCATGGAGTGCCAGAAAAATCACATGCTAGGCAATTTCAACAGATGCTTAATGCCCTTGGTCTACAGCAACCAACACTCCCCATTTGGGAAGACTGGCGACCCTACGCAGGTCATAACCTGTACTTTTGCTTCGGTTTGAACCGGAAACACTATTTTAAGGGAATTGGAAGTTTAGGGATGCCCGAAATTTTCGACCCAAATCGCAATCGTTCAATTGTTGCTGGTTTAGAACGCCTATATTCGGATGCACGAATAAAATGTGAATATTTCTATAACCATATAGAAGTAGATGAGATACATGGTTTAGGCTGGCTGAATAATGTGATCGCACCTATCGTTGAAGTACAACCAGAAGCGGGAATGGAACTAGCTATAGGAGGTGCGCTTCGCATGGAAGCTATGAGGCGCTACAACGAGTATCTAGCGGTCAGGTTAGGGTTGTTGAAATAAATTTTATTTGACTATTTCCTTTCTTGTGATTTTCGACAAGATAATTTGCATCTAATTGTGGGTCTTGTCCACTTTTGGTGATCTAGTTTGGGGACATAAGTTTAGGCGATCGCAAAAATACAGTTTACTTTTTACCCTCGCCTGCCCGCCCACGCTTTATATAGCCAGCAAGAACCGACGCTCAAGTAAATCTATTCCTGCGCGACCGTACATTTGCCGTTTCAACATTTTCAACCGGTTGATGTGACCTTCAACAGGGCCATTGCTTACTGAAAGCGTTACACCAGCCTTGACAGCATCATAGTCTTCACGCAAACTTTTAGCAAAGTTGCGAAAGGCAGAAAGAATGCTATTCTCCGCCTGTATCAGCCAAAGATCAAGTTGTTCAGGTTGTCGAGTACGCACCAGTTGAGCAAAACCTTGACCTAATTCAATTGCCTCAGCTAATTGGGGGTGTTGTGCCGTTAGCAGTGCAATTAGTTGTTCATCGCCTCGCTTCCACAATTCCGGTCGTCGCAGCACAAGCCAAGTTGCCCGACTAGGAGTAATACTATTTCACTAAAAAAATGATAAAGATAGTTAAGGAAGAAATATGGGCAGACGTTCATGACTGGAGTCACCAAAGTAAAAATAGAAGAGTCAGCAGAGGCATTACGTGAACTGCTGAGAAAACAAAAAACAGCATTAGCGAAAGAACGGATTCAAGCGTTGTATTTATTGAAAATCTGACTTTTCACGGGATGTGGAAAAGGGAAGGTGGTTCGCGTAAGACTTACGCGAACCAATGCTAGAGAATTAACTTGTGATTTTAGATATTGTCGTGGTAGGTGTGTAAATGAGCGCAAATGAAAATATTAGAAAAGAACCTGTATGGGGAGTGTAACTTTGGAGACAAACGTTTAACTCAACGAGCAGCATCAATAGGTGAACTTTTATCGGTAAAATATGGTCAGCCTTTATCAAAAATATTTAAA
It encodes:
- a CDS encoding transposase produces the protein MLRRPELWKRGDEQLIALLTAQHPQLAEAIELGQGFAQLVRTRQPEQLDLWLIQAENSILSAFRNFAKSLREDYDAVKAGVTLSVSNGPVEGHINRLKMLKRQMYGRAGIDLLERRFLLAI
- a CDS encoding putative transposase, yielding MTGVTKVKIEESAEALRELLRKQKTALAKERIQALYLLKI